A genome region from Gadus chalcogrammus isolate NIFS_2021 chromosome 5, NIFS_Gcha_1.0, whole genome shotgun sequence includes the following:
- the LOC130382549 gene encoding alcohol dehydrogenase 1 — MATVGKVIKCKAAVAWEANKPLVIEEIEVDVPHANEIRIKIIATGVCHTDLYHLFEGKHKDGFPVVLGHEGAGIVESVGPGVTEFQPGEKVIPLFISQCGECRFCQSPKTNQCVKGWANESPDVMSPKETRFTCKGRKVLQFLGTSTFSQYTVVNQIAVAKIDPSAPLDTVCLLGCGVCTGFGAAVNTAKVEPGSTCAVFGLGAVGLAAVMGCHSAGAKRIIAVDLNPDKFEKAKVFGATDFVNPNDHSEPISQVLSKMTNGGVDFSLECVGNVGVMRNALESCLKGWGVSVLVGWTDLHDVATRPIQLIAGRTWKGSMFGGFKGKDGVPKMVKAYLDKKVKLDEFITHRMPLESVNDSIDLMKHGKCIRTVLSLE, encoded by the exons GTTATTAAGTGTAAGGCTGCTGTGGCCTGGGAGGCCAACAAGCCTTTGGTGATCGAAGAGATAGAAGTCGATGTTCCCCATGCCAATGAAATACGCATCAAG ATCATTGCCACAGGAGTGTGCCACACGGACCTCTACCACCTTTTTGAGGGAAAACACAAAGACGGCTTTCCTGTAGTCCTTGGACATGAGGGCGCTGGCATTGTGGAGAGTGTTGGACCCGGGGTCACAGAATTTCAACCAG GAGAAAAGGTGAtacctctcttcatctcccaaTGCGGGGAATGCCGTTTTTGCCAAAGTCCGAAAACCAACCAATGTGTGAAGGGATG GGCCAATGAGAGTCCTGATGTAATGTCACCAAAAGAGACCAGGTTCACCTGTAAAGGTCGAAAAGTTTTGCAGTTCCTGGGGACCAGTACCTTCTCCCAGTACACTGTGGTCAACCAGATAGCTGTGGCCAAGATAGACCCTTCAGCACCGCTTGATACCGTCTGTCTTCTtggctgtggtgtgtgtactgGATTTGGAGCTGCTGTCAACACTGCTAAG GTAGAGCCAGGATCCACTTGTGCCGTCTTCGGCCTTGGGGCGGTCGGCCTGGCTGCTGTGATGGGCTGTCACTCTGCTGGGGCCAAGAGGATCATCGCTGTTGACTTGAACCCGGACAAGTTTGAGAAGGCCAAGGTGTTTGGGGCGACCGACTTTGTGAACCCTAATGACCACAGTGAGCCCATCAGCCAAGTGCTGTCAAAGATGACCAATGGAGGCGTGGATTTCTCTCTGGAATGTGTGGGGAATGTTGGAGTCATG AGGAATGCACTGGAATCCTGCCTGAAGGGATGGGGTGTCAGTGTGCTGGTCGGCTGGACAGACCTGCATGATGTCGCTACCAGACCCATCCAGCTCATAGCTGGACGCACATGGAAGGGTTCCATGTTCGGAG GCTTCAAGGGTAAAGATGGTGTGCCGAAGATGGTAAAGGCCTACCTGGATAAGAAGGTGAAGCTGGATGAATTCATAACCCACAGAATGCCCCTGGAGTCGGTCAATGATTCCATTGACCTTATGAAGCACGGAAAATG TATCCGCACCGTCTTGAGTCTTGAGTGA